A section of the Candidatus Baltobacteraceae bacterium genome encodes:
- a CDS encoding peptide ABC transporter substrate-binding protein: MPNNLRSGNNSTNDLFGARGLVGRFAILAALLAAGCSHGQGSGPPVGGVRFALAADPQTLNPLFVHPDAASVEQQVARLSFEPFIDLDAAGHPVPALLSEIPTTANGGLTADGRTIVYRLRRGVRWGDGRPVTSEDVLFTLRAILDPQNPVRSHEGYDLIDRAYAPDAYTVVFHLRKAWAPAVMTYFSYGFSPQFVLPKHVLAAQGPLARSEFNEKPSVGDGPFRFVRWVRGEGLAYASNPLYWRGRPAVDRLDVRIVPEPSTNLLLLRSGELDWNLIAPVQLAVLRGKAGLNFVSVPTSVVAGLALNTAHPPLDDVRVRRAIAMSIDREAISKKITLGVYPVTDQITPQFSWAYDPAVKEPAYDPRAADALFDLAGWRRGADGMRHKDGAALALVYVQFPESMTGVRVATAVQAELHDRGVGVNVKSVSNAQLFLPRTGVLASGGFDMAYVPWTMGADPDDSAVLACNGPSNYMRWCNARVDALEQQALAATDRAERKRLYGQIARIAASDVPIVYLFNARYLYAYRSQLRGFAPNAFLPTWNAFAWTLR; encoded by the coding sequence TTGCCGAACAATCTTCGGTCAGGCAATAATAGCACCAACGATTTATTCGGCGCAAGGGGGCTTGTTGGGAGATTTGCAATCCTGGCAGCCCTCCTCGCGGCCGGCTGCAGCCACGGGCAGGGTAGCGGCCCCCCGGTCGGAGGCGTACGATTCGCCCTCGCGGCCGACCCGCAGACCCTCAATCCGCTGTTCGTCCACCCCGACGCCGCCTCGGTCGAGCAGCAGGTTGCCCGTCTGTCGTTCGAGCCATTCATCGACCTCGACGCTGCCGGGCATCCCGTTCCGGCGCTGCTCTCCGAAATTCCGACGACGGCTAACGGCGGCCTGACGGCCGACGGGCGAACGATCGTCTACCGGTTACGGCGGGGCGTGCGATGGGGCGACGGACGCCCCGTTACCAGCGAAGACGTGCTGTTCACTTTGCGCGCGATTTTGGATCCGCAAAACCCGGTTCGCTCGCACGAGGGATACGATTTGATCGACCGCGCTTACGCGCCGGACGCGTATACCGTAGTCTTTCATTTGCGCAAAGCCTGGGCGCCCGCGGTGATGACGTATTTTTCGTACGGCTTCTCGCCGCAGTTCGTTTTGCCCAAGCACGTGCTCGCCGCACAAGGACCGCTCGCGCGCAGCGAATTTAACGAAAAGCCGAGCGTCGGCGACGGGCCGTTCCGGTTCGTCCGCTGGGTGCGCGGCGAAGGGCTCGCGTACGCGTCCAACCCGCTGTACTGGCGCGGCCGGCCCGCCGTTGACCGACTCGACGTCCGCATCGTGCCGGAGCCGTCGACGAATCTGCTGCTTTTACGATCCGGCGAGCTCGATTGGAACTTGATTGCGCCGGTGCAGCTGGCGGTGTTGCGCGGAAAAGCGGGGTTGAACTTCGTCAGCGTGCCGACGTCGGTGGTCGCCGGATTGGCGCTCAATACGGCGCACCCTCCGCTCGACGACGTGCGCGTTCGGCGCGCGATCGCGATGTCGATCGATCGCGAGGCGATCTCCAAGAAAATCACGCTGGGCGTCTATCCGGTAACCGATCAAATCACGCCGCAGTTTTCATGGGCGTACGACCCGGCCGTCAAAGAACCCGCGTACGATCCGCGCGCCGCCGACGCGCTGTTCGATCTCGCCGGCTGGCGTCGCGGTGCCGACGGGATGCGGCACAAAGACGGCGCCGCGCTTGCGTTGGTCTACGTGCAGTTTCCCGAATCCATGACGGGCGTGCGCGTCGCGACGGCGGTGCAAGCAGAGCTGCACGATCGCGGCGTCGGCGTGAACGTCAAATCCGTGAGCAACGCACAACTCTTCCTGCCTCGTACCGGAGTGCTGGCAAGCGGCGGCTTCGACATGGCCTATGTCCCCTGGACCATGGGCGCGGATCCCGACGATTCGGCGGTGCTGGCTTGCAACGGGCCGTCAAACTACATGCGTTGGTGCAACGCGCGGGTCGACGCGCTCGAGCAGCAGGCGCTGGCGGCGACCGACCGAGCGGAACGTAAGCGTCTCTACGGGCAGATCGCGCGAATCGCGGCGAGCGACGTGCCGATCGTGTACCTTTTCAATGCCAGGTACCTCTATGCGTACCGGTCGCAGCTGCGCGGTTTTGCGCCCAACGCGTTCTTGCCGACGTGGAACGCCTTCGCCTGGACTTTACGCTGA
- a CDS encoding L-erythro-3,5-diaminohexanoate dehydrogenase, producing MSAVSQRKAHPLGTHRVLEPAGAMPQSAWKIDNTPEPHENEILCDVETLNIDSASFKQIADACGGDAARIAEHIVGIVNQRGKQHNPVTGSGGMFIGSVARIGDALREAIALEPGDRIASLVSLSLTPLHIEEIVRVDVATGRVWIRGKAILFQSGIWAKLPSDIDENVALAVLDVAGAPAQVRRLCKPGQTVVVIGAGGKSGMLSCAEARRQVGPDGHVIGVVPHPESESAQLILSDHLVDTLVKADARDTLELSEKVAEVVPELADVTINCVNVPATEMASILCTKDDGIVYFFSMSTSFTAAALGAEGVGRDVTMIIGNGYAKDHAQTALQTLRDHPHLHDYFNAKYAKKH from the coding sequence ATGAGCGCCGTTTCGCAACGTAAGGCCCATCCGCTGGGCACGCACCGCGTGCTCGAACCGGCGGGCGCCATGCCGCAGAGCGCGTGGAAGATCGACAACACGCCGGAGCCGCACGAAAACGAGATTCTGTGCGACGTCGAGACGCTCAACATCGACTCCGCGTCATTCAAGCAGATCGCCGATGCGTGCGGCGGCGACGCGGCGCGCATCGCCGAGCACATCGTGGGGATCGTGAACCAGCGCGGCAAACAGCACAACCCCGTCACCGGCAGCGGCGGCATGTTTATCGGTTCCGTCGCCCGGATCGGCGATGCGCTGCGCGAAGCGATCGCACTCGAACCGGGCGATCGCATCGCGTCGCTGGTATCGCTCTCGCTGACGCCGCTGCACATCGAAGAGATCGTGCGCGTCGACGTAGCGACCGGCCGCGTCTGGATCCGCGGTAAGGCGATTCTGTTCCAGAGCGGCATTTGGGCGAAGCTGCCTTCCGATATCGACGAGAACGTCGCGCTCGCCGTGCTCGACGTCGCCGGCGCGCCCGCGCAAGTCAGGCGCCTGTGCAAACCGGGGCAAACCGTCGTCGTCATCGGCGCGGGCGGAAAGAGCGGCATGCTCTCGTGCGCCGAAGCCCGTCGTCAAGTCGGCCCGGACGGCCACGTGATCGGCGTCGTACCGCATCCGGAATCGGAATCGGCGCAGCTCATTTTGAGCGACCACCTCGTCGACACGCTGGTCAAGGCCGATGCGCGCGACACGCTCGAGCTGAGCGAGAAGGTCGCCGAGGTCGTGCCGGAGCTCGCCGACGTCACGATCAACTGCGTGAACGTGCCGGCGACCGAGATGGCGTCGATTCTCTGCACGAAGGACGACGGTATCGTCTACTTCTTTTCGATGTCGACGTCGTTTACGGCCGCCGCGCTCGGTGCCGAAGGCGTCGGACGCGACGTCACGATGATCATCGGCAACGGCTACGCCAAGGATCACGCCCAAACGGCGCTGCAGACGCTGCGCGACCACCCGCACCTTCACGATTATTTCAACGCCAAATACGCAAAGAAACACTAG
- a CDS encoding Lrp/AsnC family transcriptional regulator, translating into MVLATEELDELDIRLLDALQRNARSTFAELGSVVGLKAPAVHDRVKRLEQRGYIQRYSVQLDAKRLGLNLTAFVSCYTAPDCKYDEFTRALGEMPEVCEVHSVAGEETFLCKVVTRSTQHLDDLLARLKAMPGMARTRTTIVLTTPFDRGGVTIQS; encoded by the coding sequence ATGGTATTAGCAACCGAAGAACTCGACGAGCTTGATATCCGGCTCCTTGACGCGTTGCAGCGCAACGCCCGGTCCACCTTTGCCGAGCTCGGTTCGGTCGTCGGGCTCAAGGCCCCGGCCGTCCACGACCGCGTCAAACGGCTCGAGCAGCGCGGCTACATCCAGCGCTACTCGGTACAGCTCGACGCGAAGCGTTTGGGGCTCAACCTCACCGCGTTCGTGAGCTGCTATACCGCGCCGGACTGCAAGTACGACGAGTTCACGCGAGCGTTGGGCGAGATGCCGGAAGTGTGCGAGGTGCACTCGGTCGCGGGCGAAGAGACGTTCCTCTGTAAGGTCGTCACGCGGTCCACGCAACACCTCGACGATCTGCTCGCGCGGCTCAAAGCGATGCCGGGCATGGCGCGCACGCGGACCACGATCGTTCTCACCACGCCTTTCGATCGCGGAGGAGTCACCATTCAATCATGA